One region of Hemiscyllium ocellatum isolate sHemOce1 chromosome 32, sHemOce1.pat.X.cur, whole genome shotgun sequence genomic DNA includes:
- the LOC132831053 gene encoding ADP-ribosylation factor-like protein 5B: MGMFLAKLMSFFCNQEHKVIIVGLDNAGKTTILYQFLMNEVVHTSPTIGSNVEEIVVKNTHFLMWDIGGQDMLRSTWSTYYTNTEFVILVVDSTDRERLTITKEELYKMLAHEDLRKAAVLVFANKQDMKNSMSAAEISKFLTLTSIKDHPWHIQACCALTGEGLGQGLEWMTLKTAAK; the protein is encoded by the exons aGCACAAAGTCATCATTGTTGGGCTGGACAATGCTGGGAAAACAACCATCCTTTATCAATT CTTAATGAACGAGGTGGTCCACACGTCTCCCACGATTGGCAGCAACGTGGAAGAAATAGTCGTGAAAAACACTCATTTCCTAATGTGGGACATCGGTGGCCAAGACATGCTGCGTTCAACGTGGAGCACGTATTATACAAACACGGAG TTTGTCATTCTCGTTGTGGACAGCACAGACCGAGAACGGTTGACAATAACGAAAGAAGAGCTCTACAAAATGCTGGCACATGAG GACCTCCGGAAGGCAGCCGTGCTGGTATTTGCCAATAAACAAGACATGAAGAACTCCATGTCAGCAGCTGAAATTTCCAAATTTCTAACACTAACTTCTATCAAAGATCATCCCTGGCATATTCAAGCCTGCTGTGCACTCACTGGCGAAGG ACTAGGTCAAGGGCTGGAATGGATGACCCTGAAGACAGCAGCAAAATAG